AAGAGAAATTACAACCCAATATATCTTggtttttagttaaattttttatgtgacATTCCAAACTCATGAAAGCAGAATTTCTGTCCATGTGGGAAGGTTTCActattattttgttcttttgctTGCAGTTTAGGTGCCACGCCTGCAATGGAACTGATGATTGTAGCAGGAAAAGCCGTCCCTAACTTGCAATTGGAGCATGGTTTGGCTGTTGATAGAGTGTACACGGGATCTTTCATGACTTCTCTTGATATGGCAGGTTTGTTGTTTTCTGCCAGCAGCATTCtgtttaattaataacataatgaaGCTCCGTGTTGTTTTCTTTCAGGATTTTCAATTTCTATCATGAAGGCAGATCAAGGAATACTGCAACGTCTTGATGCTGCAACTAAGGCTCCTTCTTGGCCTGTCGGTGCTGATGGTGCGTGGTgttttggaaaattatttcattgtGTTCTTGAATTCAATTGTTTATAAGATTGTCATGTATAATGCTTCATCACAGGGACTAGAATTATAAACTGTTGGTTTAGAAATTTGCACTAATACGAAGATAAATTCAACATTTCAACAATAGTGCATATTGTCATAAGGTCCTTATTAAGGGTCTTTCCAAAATTCCAAATTAAGTGTTATAGCATTTTTATTACCGTTGAAACTTAGGAGTTGTCTACTTGCAGGTAATCATCCACCCGCCAAAATTCCTGTTCCAATGTCACCTTCTCGATCAACAAAGAGTGAGGAGGTTAGTTTCATGAAATTATTTACAACTTTCATTTGTTCATCACTAATACAGAATAGTGTTCTCTAAATAAAGTTCCCTGCTCACAAGTGACCATCAAATCAGTTTAGTTTTGACATGTGTGTGTCACATATATTCATTATTAGTGATTTGTACTAGACCAAGTTATTAGCAATATATGATTTGTCGTTATGTCAAAATTGGAACAGAATGTCTCATGGATGAACAATATTGATGGCAAAGATGAATACTATTGGCATCTGTAATGTCTTGATTGTCACTAACAGTGAAAAGTAATACTTTGTTTCCTCATAGCTTTAATCAGGCCTAATTGGCCATGTTTGCTTTGATGGTAGTCATTAAGTCGGCCACTACAGCTAACTCAACAAGGCCGCATTCTTGAAGTGGCTATTGAAGCAGCTGCAAATGAAGTGATCAGTATGAGGGACTGTTTGAATGAATGGGATAGCAAAGTTGGTGATGGTGACTGTGGATCAACAGTGAGTCTAATCCTGAAACTTCTTGCTCATCAAGGTGTGCTTCTTGGTTCATATATTTTATCTCAATTTATTTGCTTTTGTAGATATATCGAGGTGCAACAGCAATTCTAGAGGACATGAAAAAGTGGTAAGTTTTTCATCCACATACTTAGTTTTTTAATCACCATGAACGctaaattatcttattatttgatACCTCCATGCTCTTCCAATTCCCAATCCtccattttttcccttttatcgGCTTAGTTGTTGAatcatctctttttttaaccttttccCCAGTTATCCTTTGAACGATGCCGCAGAAACAGTGAATGAAATTGGAGCATCTATTAAAAGAGTCATGGGTGGGACAAGTGGAATCATgtatttttcaatctttttctctttatgattATGCCTAACATTAATTTCCTGGATCCAGtaattttgttagtttgttCTTTAACAATGTGCTTTTTTTCTGAAACAGATACAATATATTTTGTTCAGCGGCATATGCATGGTTAAAAGTAAACACACAGTCTGAGTCAGTCGTCACAGCAAAACAATGTCAGTTAACTACATTTAAGCCTGCTTGTGAAATAAGTTTTCTTACTAGCTGATGTTGACTAACTAGTCTCTTGGTTCAGGGGCTGAAGCATTCGAAGCTTCAATTGCTGCCGTTAGCAAATATGGTGGAGCTGTTGCTGGATATCGAACATTGTTAGATGCCCTAATTCCAGCCGCAGCGGTTCTTAAGGAGGTCAGTCACTACATAGCTAACAGCTGTCAACTGTTTTCTGCTTTTGTTGTTGACGTGCCATCTTATCTTTTCCTGACACTTTATATCCTATCAGAGGTTAAATGCCGGGATTGATCCTTGCACTGCCTTTCTTTTATCATCCGAAGCAGCAATGGCTGGAGCTGAATCAACCAAACAAATGCAGGCTCAGGTGAATCTCTCGAACTTGTCTTGAGGGGAGATTTTATGTCTCTTCCGCATTTTAATACATTGCCTTTTCATTTCTCCGACTCAGGCTGGCCGTTCAACCTATGTCTCTGGAGAGATCCTTGCTTCAGTTCCCGACCCTGGTGCCATGGCTGCCGCTTCATGGTACCGAGCAGCAGCCTTAGCTGTGAAAGACAAGTATCAGGCTTCATGACCTGATGCAATTTTCTGCCCCATTTTGGCTACAAATTTAACCCGGTGAAGTTTTGTTCTTGGCTACAGATTTTAACCTAGTGATTAGGCTATCCGCTTATGCATTTTTTGCGCGTAAAGCTGAGaaagttgagtttttttattttttttctttttttctctcctactgaattgaaatttcttaGAGGGATGTAACATTTATAGGCTGATAAACTTTGTAACGAATTATATACATGGAAGCTCATGTTGTAACTCAAAATCTTCTGAAAATAACTACTCTTTGAGGCTTGGATTTCATTTCTtcggtcttttttttttttttaattggaatcTATTGAATGTCTTGATATATCTCTGCAATTCATTTTGAATCCAGAATTAGAACGATTTTACCCTCTTTCACAaggtttaattttaagtttaggAAAGTGGTAAGTAGTTTTAGGATGGAAATACCCAGTGCCAGGCATAATACAGAGGGACCAGAAGCTTCAAGCTATGCACCCAGGTGGGTGCTTGTATTTGGCATTAGGAGAGCAAGGGAGGATTCAAGTTaagttgagcttgagtttggttcagtttgaaaGAGTCAACCTCAAACTTGATAGGTTTTCttaaatgagtttgagtttgatttagtttgaagaAAGTCGAACTCCAAAGTGGATTGAGTTTGATTATTGTaacaagtcaagctcaaaccGAGTTTGGTTTGATATTATAGTTGAGTtaaaattagtcaaaatgaAATCATTTTGATACGTATGgattaaaacgacattattttaactaattcgAATCAAGTTTTTTAGGTTCATAAGTCTGACGAGTTGAATGCTtttaaacttgagcttaaaCACAATACAAACTCTTAGGCTTAAGTACACCACATAGAGTTGGCTCGAGTTTGAACTCGAGCTCAGTTAAGGCCAGCTCATTTCGGGCTCAACTGAGTCGAGTCTGAGCTCGGCTTGTTTTCCgttatcaaaatgacgtcgttttaatacatattaatcaaaacgatattactttatatcaaaaattttaattagaaaatttgacgaATAGTTCCAGTTCGGCTAAGGTCGACTCATTTCGGGTTCGATCGAATCAAGCTCGAGCTGGTTCgactcaaatctaaccctaattttgagttcgaatctaaccttaatTAGAATAATCGTTGATGAAGCAAGATTTGATGTGATAATATTGATGAGACTTTGATCTTGAATCGAACTTGAGACGGATGATTTTGGCTCATTCAAGAATAACATCAATCCAAATCTCAGCCGGTTTGAATCACGTCCACTCCTCCTCTAGGGCAATCGCTCAAATTCCTCTCGTCAAAATAGTTGAGTGTTGAATTCGGTTGGGCGGCCAACACGCAGTCTTGCTACTTATATTTTGTgtcaatgaatttttttataattactatattaccCTTTTTATATTTCCTCCTAAATCTTTGAAATTGGGAAGgctatataaaatatatatatatttatttagaaatCTTTTACTGCGTCAAACAGAGGCGGCTATGGTGCCATTTCCATATATATTTTCCGACGACTCTGTTTAGTCTCACCGACTTATTATTTGTACTTCTATGACTGGttacttaattaaaataatcattatcaAAGGGGGTGTTCGGggtaaattcaaattaaattaaattaaaataaaattcagttgaagtttaatttaaatttttaatttaaattcatttaaattagtGTATAATTTTATCAGACGATTATTGgtataatgaataataataatgactaagtgaataatgttttcaaaaagataaataagttaaatttgagttgagttgttgaattaaaactctaatttgaatttaactgatttgaatcaaatatagATTTGAACTCAAAACGGTTTGATTCGAATCTAGCATATagttaactaatttaatttaatgacgATTATACTGTcggaatgaataattttgattaaagagTAAACAATATAAtcagaaagataaataaatcaaattcaaactgagttaTTAAGTTATAAtacaaacttaaattcaattttgtgCGTGTTGAATGTAAATTCAAGTCTAAGTTGACTTGACTTGAATCACACTTATAACCAACAGATTTAATTTAGTTCATGTTTCCTCTCATCGTTTGacctttcaataaaattttaaatgcttACCTATGacttattatgttattaaaatttcaaatatcccCTAGCATATTATGATTGGAAAAAATCATATAACCCCCATATGTTTAATAAACGTCATTTATCCCCTTAGtgtattattttttgtgaaaatatggAACCCCCACTAAGctctataaaaatttaattacttttagCGTATTATTCAAATTACACATAACCCTTGCTTATGATGAGCAACATTTCATTACCCCTTCTAGGGTATTAGCtgtaattaaatttcaaaaagaccCCTATAAACTAAGTAAAGAGCATATTCATTGGATTCTAATGGCTAGCAAATCTCGCTTAGCTTGCCAATTGtataaaatatgtcaatttgACAACCAAAAAGAAAACTCTAAAATACAATAACCACcactataaataataacaactacctaaataaaaaaaaacataacaatgAAAATGATCAAAtgaataagaatataataaaatggttaaattactgTTTGTATCAAGTAAAACTCGATTAAATTATTGTTACATCGAACTCgaacttattataaataataaatctttacaaaatttaaattttacatttaaatcctttaagattttattatttatttaaaataaaaaggggtAATAGattaacatacaaattataaggtttaattataatttttgagtcAAACTTAGATAAATCGGTTATATCTCAAAGTCAAACCTCCAATCCCCAAGCTTATCAATCTTGAGCTGGAATTTGACATAGATCCAATCAACTGAGCCTGAATCTCATCACACGACTTGGCTTGGCTACTACGGCTCTTGTGAGAATGGTCTGCTTTTAGTCGAAGAAATTGACATGAAGTTTTGCAAGCTGGTCAAAATTCAAACCCTAATACGTCATTTTgtgcataaaaataaataaaatattaaaattaatatttgaaaaaaggttGTCACAGTTtctgaaattccaattttaaccTTGGACTAGAACGGGACTCCGTGATGGGTCATTGAATCACCGTTTAATATTTTGGGTCAGCACGTTCTTACCGTCAGATCTCACAAAAGAATCTGACCTTTACTCGAAGACGAAGCGAGCAACTTGTATAAGAGTCGTGGGGACAACACCACAATTTTTTGCGCTCTAAGCTCTGCCTAAcagattttttcaattttctttcacaGACTCTGAAGAAACTTAAACGAAGACGAAGATGATGACCGAGCAATTAACCGAGGAACAGATCGCCGAGTTCAAAGAAGCCTTCAGCCTCTTCGACAGAGACGGCGATGgtatattttcttcatttccttTGTTATATAAATTCTCGCTTCACCGCGGCATGAGGCAGACACCTGCTTCGTACTTTTAGTATCACCGGATCTCTACGAGTTCGTATATTCATATTGCTGGATCTTCTTGTGTTCGATTTTTCATCtgtccttttgtttttttaagttttaggctCAATGAAACATGTACTTGATGCTTAAAATCATGGTTATTAGTATATTAAGATACACCATGTGCATCTTATCATCcaatacatattatatttttgatacatattataagGTGTATAAAATGGTTACtgaatatagaaaattatattttcgaTACAcagtataatataatacaagatTCGATTACTATACTTAACATGTGTAAATTCTACGCTCATCACAACATATGTAGTTTGTATATTTTGAACTGCTGGACCTTCTTGTTTTcgtatttttcatttttctttttgttattaaatCCTATGCTTGATGCAATGAGACATGTAGTTCGAATTTAATTTGTACTTTTAAAATTACTGAATCTTCACAGCATGGAAAGTGTGttcacattttgttttttaatggtTAAGAACACAGAAGAATGAAATGATTCTAGAATTCATCTAGGTAAGTTAAATCTGGATGCGGATCAGGAATTGTTTCTTTATCTTAATCAAAAGGTGTAGAGAGTTCTGGTTTGGGAATTTATGTCtcagttttttttaaaaaaaaaagctaaaaattcTGATGTTTTAATTTGGaagttttacatattatttaatagcATGtttaaattgtaagaatatggATTATTGACTGCTTTTTTGATAGCTCACTTGTTGGAGATGGTGAAGGAATGATTTGTTTCTAAGTTATGATATGTTTGTATAGGCTGTATCACTACCAAGGAGCTGGGAACGGTGATGAGATCTCTGGGACAGAATCCAACTGAAGCTGAACTCCTGGATATGATCAGTGAAGTGGATGCTGATCAGAATGGCACAATTGATTTCCCTGAATTCTTGAATTTGATGGCACGCAAATTAAAGGTGAGAGAGCTCATGTTAAGGAACTGTAAAAGGGGTCATGAAAAATTGGTAGTGGAGTTGTTTTTGATCCTTCTCTCTGTATGCTGTCATGGTTCCAGTTATTTAATCTTTGAGGCTTCCTTGTTTTGGATGAATGTTGTGATGTTCTTTTTTCAGTTATTTTACATTCATCAATGTCCGTGTGCTATTTTGTAACTGTTTTGAGAATTATTGTCAACAACATTCCCCtttaccattttacccttaatttgaATTACATTTATTGGATTATACTATGTTGCTAATCTTATAATGTTACCAGAACACTTTAATTGTGGGTCATTTTGATTAACATTGAAAGTCAACTTGTTATGAAGTCGTgcttaattgaaaaaagaaacaaaattattttggtgTGATGTTAACACATTTATGCACTGATGTTCTTTTTATGTTGAAATATTTCTACATTTTGGTTACGTATAATGTGTGTTTGTGCATGATAAACCAAAGTTCATTGAATTGGTCCTGGAGCATTGTGAAGAAAAATACACACTCTCCTAGTGAGTAATGTCAATTGATTAATGATGTCTGTAAGTTGGTGTATTTATCAGTTTTTGTCTTACAAAATAAACTAACTATGCTTTAAATGGTCCCCTGGTACAGTATTCATATTGTCACTGAATAACATGTTTACTCTTTGgaaaccaaatttgaaaatgCGGAGGTCCAAAATGATGGCACTTCTGGCTAGAAAATTCCTTAATCTTAAGTGCCTTCTATGATGCTCTGCAATTGCATCACAATGTTTACTTATCCCTGTGGTTGATGCCTgtccacaataattgcaaatATTTATGcagaatcttttcttgagaaatatttttttctcaattaaaaTTCTATAGTTAAGTGTGTTTAACTTTTGGGCTGTAGTAGCTGtaattttttggttgaaattttcATCATGTCTGGGCAAGTAAAGCGttgtaattatgtattattgtgtttatttttctgAAGGATACTGATTCTGAGGAGGAACTGAAAGAAGCCTTCAAGGTTTTTGATAAAGATCAAAATGGTTTCATTTCTGCTGCAGAGGTATGTTATGAGTAAGAAGAAGCAATCTAGACAATACACTGTAATTCATACagaaccaaaagaaaaaaaattaagactgAAGGAAGAAATCGATTGTAATATGATTGAACTGAAAATGAGACATAATTCCTTTTGTATCTGTGCCTGAATGCATTCAGGTTTAAGAACAAAATACCTGTTTTGGATTCATTTACCAGTCTTAATGGTTCTTGTGACTTCAAAATTGTGCAGCTTCGACATGTCATGGCAAA
This sequence is a window from Mangifera indica cultivar Alphonso chromosome 20, CATAS_Mindica_2.1, whole genome shotgun sequence. Protein-coding genes within it:
- the LOC123204906 gene encoding putative 3,4-dihydroxy-2-butanone kinase isoform X1, with translation MAFQGKKLINDPNDVVTEFIEGLVETYPGLQYLDGFPEVKVVLRADVSSATYDKVAVISGGGSGHEPTHAGFVGEGMLTAAICGDIFASPPVDSILAGIRAVTGSMGCLLIVKNYTGDRLNFGLAAEQAKSEGYKVEIVIVGDDCALPPPRGIAGRRGLAGTILVHKIAGAAAAAGLSLAEVTAEAKCACEMVGTMAVALSVCTLPGQVTSDRLGPGKMELGLGIHGEPGAAVVDLQPVDVVVSHVLKQILSTETNYVPITRGNRVVLMVNGLGATPAMELMIVAGKAVPNLQLEHGLAVDRVYTGSFMTSLDMAGFSISIMKADQGILQRLDAATKAPSWPVGADGNHPPAKIPVPMSPSRSTKSEESLSRPLQLTQQGRILEVAIEAAANEVISMRDCLNEWDSKVGDGDCGSTIYRGATAILEDMKKCYPLNDAAETVNEIGASIKRVMGGTSGIIYNIFCSAAYAWLKVNTQSESVVTAKQWAEAFEASIAAVSKYGGAVAGYRTLLDALIPAAAVLKERLNAGIDPCTAFLLSSEAAMAGAESTKQMQAQAGRSTYVSGEILASVPDPGAMAAASWYRAAALAVKDKYQAS
- the LOC123204906 gene encoding putative 3,4-dihydroxy-2-butanone kinase isoform X2, coding for MLTAAICGDIFASPPVDSILAGIRAVTGSMGCLLIVKNYTGDRLNFGLAAEQAKSEGYKVEIVIVGDDCALPPPRGIAGRRGLAGTILVHKIAGAAAAAGLSLAEVTAEAKCACEMVGTMAVALSVCTLPGQVTSDRLGPGKMELGLGIHGEPGAAVVDLQPVDVVVSHVLKQILSTETNYVPITRGNRVVLMVNGLGATPAMELMIVAGKAVPNLQLEHGLAVDRVYTGSFMTSLDMAGFSISIMKADQGILQRLDAATKAPSWPVGADGNHPPAKIPVPMSPSRSTKSEESLSRPLQLTQQGRILEVAIEAAANEVISMRDCLNEWDSKVGDGDCGSTIYRGATAILEDMKKCYPLNDAAETVNEIGASIKRVMGGTSGIIYNIFCSAAYAWLKVNTQSESVVTAKQWAEAFEASIAAVSKYGGAVAGYRTLLDALIPAAAVLKERLNAGIDPCTAFLLSSEAAMAGAESTKQMQAQAGRSTYVSGEILASVPDPGAMAAASWYRAAALAVKDKYQAS
- the LOC123204461 gene encoding calmodulin-like: MMTEQLTEEQIAEFKEAFSLFDRDGDGCITTKELGTVMRSLGQNPTEAELLDMISEVDADQNGTIDFPEFLNLMARKLKDTDSEEELKEAFKVFDKDQNGFISAAELRHVMANLGEKLTDEEVKEMIQEADVDGDGQVNYDEFVRMMLAK